CGGCTCCAGCTCGACGCCGAAGCGCCGTTTCACGGAATGATAGGCGGCCAGCATCAACTCGAGCACGTCGCTTGAGCTCGCTCCACCGGTGTTGACGATGACGTTGCCGTGCTTGGGACTGATCTGAGCGCTTCCGGCCTCCAATCCCTTGAGGCCGCACTCGTCGATCAAGCGCCCGGCCGCGTCGCCGGGTGGATTCTTGAAGATCGAGCCGACATTGGGTTGCCCCATCGGCAGACTGGCCCAGCGTTTCTCGTTGAGCTCGTCGATCCGGTTCAGGGCGGCCGCGGCGTCGCTCTCGGTGAGCCGGAAGCGCGCCGAGACCACGATCCGACCGCTTCCCTGCAGATTCGTCGAGCGGTAGCCGGGCTCCAGGTCCTCCGCGCGGAGGTCGGCCGGGCTGCCATCACGGCCCAGCACGCGGCAGCTGGCGAGTACGTCTTTGATCTCGACGCCGTAGCAGCCGGCGTTCATCACCACCGCGCCCCCGACGGTCGAAGGAAACCCGCACAGCGGCTCGAGACCGCTCAAGCCCCGCTCCGCGGTTCGCCGCGCCAGTTTCGGCAAAGCCACGGCGGCGCCGGCCTCGACGATCGTGCCGTCGTAGCGAATCCCCTTGAAGTCGCCCTCGAGGCGAACCAGGAGGCCTTCGAGTCCTTCATCCGGAAACAGCACGTTCGAGCCCAGGCCCACGAGATGGAACCGCTGCCCGTCCGCCGCGAGCTTCGCCAGCAGGGTCCGCAGCGCCTCCTCGGTATGCACGGTCGCGAGCCATTCGGCCCTGCCGCCGATTCGAAACGTGCTCAGCCGGGACAGATCCGCGGACGGCGTCCACTCGATCCCCGCCACGTCTTCCAGGGTCGAGAACGGCCCGTGCTGGAGCGTTGTTGTGGAAATCGGGTGGTCCTCGGGGAATGCCAGATCGAAGCGCCGGAACGCGTCTTCTTTGGATGTAGTATATCCCCCAATGCATCTTGCAGCGGGGCTCGACGGCTCCAGCCGGGAGGACATCAGGCAATGAAAGACCCCAAAACCGAAGCCTTCAAATCGATCGACAGCGCTCTGACCCAGATCGAG
This portion of the bacterium genome encodes:
- the murB gene encoding UDP-N-acetylmuramate dehydrogenase, yielding MSSRLEPSSPAARCIGGYTTSKEDAFRRFDLAFPEDHPISTTTLQHGPFSTLEDVAGIEWTPSADLSRLSTFRIGGRAEWLATVHTEEALRTLLAKLAADGQRFHLVGLGSNVLFPDEGLEGLLVRLEGDFKGIRYDGTIVEAGAAVALPKLARRTAERGLSGLEPLCGFPSTVGGAVVMNAGCYGVEIKDVLASCRVLGRDGSPADLRAEDLEPGYRSTNLQGSGRIVVSARFRLTESDAAAALNRIDELNEKRWASLPMGQPNVGSIFKNPPGDAAGRLIDECGLKGLEAGSAQISPKHGNVIVNTGGASSSDVLELMLAAYHSVKRRFGVELEP